The Daucus carota subsp. sativus chromosome 7, DH1 v3.0, whole genome shotgun sequence genome window below encodes:
- the LOC108196534 gene encoding uncharacterized protein LOC108196534, translating into MLRDLQSVVGYSWGSAVLAYLYRKMCDSTHKVITNFAGYATLVQVWIYERFPTLAPRHTATPLIIYPLALRWTGPFTRTEVPHGQRRITRYELDNMIEANFRWRPYADLDDEHQPEYDLYLRWTAPTPLLYMAYVEWCYTDRVTRQFGFVQDIPTSSPRANHSNLHTIVNEAINWEGARESYTRLWDRSLERALTSPPLMFGEGCTAAYMPWFLAVTRRYIVNPVYWRTAEAFQGTQGATQALEDQLLDMESAIDPATLDLARAQRIVQGLLGRFRGSSNPSRHRGRPPVTPVEPEPGTYYTHVASGSSDTGGWSHLVGTSSLPVGDVAGTSRADGWESWPASTVGPSTYAGDDYEGGPRGFTVRLEDDQDMSAEGQSQESYQFQDADAYRPDMSFLRDQYTTPPPQVPVPSFASQSYIFGAPAFPFAPSPERSTPTPIQMSTFASYTGESSPWAPPSTAIPGHSEAEEQPEDEHRQQPPRAAKGKGRRCHTGSHIFGHKKK; encoded by the exons ATGCTACGTGACTTGCAGAGCGTGGTTGGTTATAGCTGGGGGAGTGCTGTTCTTGCATACCTTTATAGGAAGATGTGCGATTCCACCCATAAAGTCATAACTAACTTCGCTGGATACGCCACGTTAGTACAA GTGTGGATATACGAGCGGTTCCCTACATTAGCTCCCCGACACACGGCCACACCCCTGATTATCTACCCACTTGCGCTAAG GTGGACAGGGCCGTTTACCCGTACTGAGGTGCCGCACGGTCAGCGTCGTATCACCCGGTACGAGCTGGATAACATGATTGAGGCAAATTTTCGGTGGAGGCCGTATGCAGATTTAGATGACGAGCATCAGCCTGAGTATGATTTGTACCTGCGTTGGACTGCTCCTACGCCTTTGTTGTACATGGCCTATGTCGAGTGGTGTTATACTGATAGGGTGACGAGGCAGTTCGGGTTCGTGCAGGACATACCCACATCCTCTCCACGTGCGAATCATAGTAACCTGCACACCATTGTCAACGAGGCCATTAACTGGGAGGGCGCCAGGGAGTCTTACACTCGTCTATGGGATAGGTCCCTTGAGCGAGCTCTTACATCTCCCCCACTCATGTTTGGCGAGGGTTGCACTGCGGCATACATGCCTTGGTTTCTTGCAGTGACACGTAGATACATTGTAAACCCCGTCTATTGGAGGACTGCAGAGGCTTTCCAGGGCACACAGGGCGCCACACAGGCACTG GAGGATCAGCTTCTAGATATGGAGAGTGCCATTGACCCTGCTACCCTGGATCTTGCTCGGGCACAGAGGATTGTACAGGGGTTGTTAGGACGTTTTAGGGGTTCAAGCAACCCTAGCAGACACAGAGGACGGCCACCAGTTACACCAGTTGAGCCGGAGCCAGGCACGTACTACACTCACGTGGCCAGTGGTAGCTCAGACACGGGAGGTTGGTCAcacctggttggcacttcttcTTTGCCGGTTGGGGATGTAGCGGGTACTTCTAGGGCGGATGGATGGGAGTCCTGGCCCGCGTCGACGGTCGGGCCATCTACATATGCAGGGGATGACTACGAGGGTGGTCCACGTGGCTTTACGGTCAGATTAGAGGATGACCAGGACATGTCTGCTGAGGGTCAGTCGCAGGAGTCATACCAGTTCCAGGATGCAGATGCTTATCGTCCTGACATGTCTTTCCTGAGGGATCAGTACACCACACCTCCGCCACAGGTCCCGGTGCCGTCATTTGCTAGCCAGTCCTACATCTTCGGGGCACCCGCGTTTCCATTCGCACCGTCACCAGAGAGGTCCACTCCTACTCCTATACAGATGTCCACTTTTGCTTCGTACACTGGTGAGAGTAGTCCATGGGCGCCCCCCAGCACAGCAATACCAGGGCACTCCGAGGCCGAGGAGCAACCTGAGGATGAGCATCGACAGCAGCCACCTAGAGCTGCGAAGGGAAAGGGTCGAAGATGTCACACTGGAAGCCACATCTTCGGCCATAAGAAGAAGTAG